In Synechococcus sp. PCC 6312, one genomic interval encodes:
- a CDS encoding carbon dioxide-concentrating mechanism protein CcmK: MPIAVGMIETRGFPAVVEAADAMVKAARVTLVGYEKIGSGRVTVIVRGDVSEVQASVAAGVENIKRVNGGELLSTHIIARPHENLEYVLPIRYTEAVEQFRN, from the coding sequence ATGCCAATTGCTGTAGGAATGATTGAAACCCGCGGGTTTCCGGCCGTAGTTGAGGCCGCTGATGCAATGGTGAAGGCCGCCCGTGTTACCCTCGTTGGCTATGAAAAAATCGGGAGTGGTCGAGTAACTGTGATTGTTCGGGGTGATGTCTCCGAAGTCCAGGCCTCGGTTGCCGCAGGTGTTGAAAACATTAAGCGGGTGAACGGCGGGGAACTGTTGTCCACTCACATTATTGCCCGTCCCCATGAGAACTTGGAGTACGTCCTCCCAATTCGCTATACCGAAGCGGTTGAACAGTTCCGAAATTAG
- a CDS encoding NAD(P)H-quinone oxidoreductase subunit F, whose translation MADILVATSWLVPCYGLLGALATLPWATGWIKRTGPRPAAYLNFSLTFIAFVHGLLVFRILEATGPTELIWHWLSAPGLDIAFPLSITPLSVGAMELVTGLSLLAQLFALGYMEKDWGLGRFFALMGFFEAALSGLALSNSLLLSYMLLELLTLSTYLLVGFWYAQPLVVTAARDAFLTKRVGDILLLMGVVALATQAGSLDFPVLYDWAENANLSPGLGFLLGLALIAGPTGKCAQFPLHLWLDEAMEGPNPASIMRNSVVVGAGAYVLIKLQPILVHCYGSDVILITLGAVTAIGASLVAMAQIDVKRALSHSTSAYLGLVFVAVGCQWINVAYLVLLTHGIAKALLFMTMGCVINTTNCQDLTELGGLGKRMPATVTGFVVGSAALVGVLPLGGFWAGYRVITRVGFENPGLVAVMLIVNALTALNLMRMMRLVFLGQAQPKTRRAPEVPWPMAVPLVSLTILCVLVPVILARFQLLPLAADLDWTAVVLLTGSGIIGMAAGGLVNLNRTWSRPLQGQLRFLQDLFAYDFYVDRLYRVTVVAGVQILSQLSTWLDRYVVDNVVNLTGRAALAGGEFLKYGTGGQSQAYLILIFSALLVAGLFLVKPLGMTFGWGG comes from the coding sequence ATGGCCGATATTTTAGTGGCAACAAGTTGGTTAGTTCCCTGCTATGGACTGCTGGGGGCATTGGCTACTTTACCTTGGGCTACGGGCTGGATAAAACGGACTGGTCCGCGCCCGGCTGCTTATCTTAACTTTTCCTTGACGTTTATTGCTTTTGTCCATGGCCTGTTGGTATTCCGGATCCTAGAGGCCACGGGGCCAACGGAATTGATTTGGCATTGGTTGAGTGCCCCAGGCCTGGATATTGCCTTCCCGCTGAGTATTACGCCCTTAAGTGTCGGGGCGATGGAATTGGTAACTGGCCTCAGTCTTTTGGCCCAACTGTTTGCCCTCGGATATATGGAAAAAGACTGGGGCCTGGGGCGGTTCTTTGCCTTAATGGGATTTTTTGAGGCGGCATTAAGTGGCCTGGCCCTGAGTAATTCCCTCTTGCTCAGTTATATGTTGCTGGAGTTGCTAACCCTTTCGACCTATTTGTTAGTCGGTTTTTGGTATGCGCAACCCTTGGTGGTGACGGCGGCCCGTGATGCATTCTTGACCAAGCGAGTGGGTGATATTCTCCTGTTAATGGGGGTAGTCGCCTTAGCCACCCAGGCCGGGAGTTTAGATTTTCCAGTTCTTTACGATTGGGCTGAAAACGCAAATTTATCCCCAGGCCTGGGCTTTTTATTAGGGTTAGCCTTGATTGCTGGGCCGACGGGGAAGTGCGCTCAATTTCCGTTGCACCTGTGGCTGGATGAGGCGATGGAGGGGCCAAACCCGGCTTCAATCATGCGAAATTCCGTCGTTGTGGGAGCGGGGGCCTATGTCCTGATTAAGCTCCAGCCGATTTTAGTCCACTGCTACGGTTCGGATGTCATTTTAATAACCTTGGGGGCGGTGACAGCAATCGGGGCTTCCTTGGTGGCGATGGCGCAAATTGATGTTAAGCGGGCCTTATCCCATTCCACCAGTGCCTATTTGGGGTTGGTGTTTGTCGCAGTCGGGTGTCAGTGGATTAATGTTGCCTATTTAGTATTGTTGACCCACGGGATTGCGAAGGCCCTCTTGTTTATGACCATGGGCTGTGTGATCAATACCACCAACTGCCAGGATTTAACAGAACTGGGGGGCCTGGGAAAACGAATGCCTGCAACGGTGACAGGATTTGTGGTCGGCAGTGCGGCCTTGGTTGGGGTATTGCCCTTGGGGGGCTTTTGGGCGGGCTATCGGGTGATCACGCGGGTCGGCTTTGAGAATCCAGGCCTTGTGGCGGTGATGTTGATTGTCAATGCTTTAACTGCCCTGAACTTGATGCGGATGATGCGCTTAGTTTTTCTCGGGCAAGCTCAACCCAAAACCCGCCGGGCCCCAGAAGTGCCTTGGCCGATGGCTGTGCCGCTCGTGAGTTTGACGATTTTGTGTGTTTTAGTCCCGGTGATTTTGGCCCGATTCCAACTGTTACCGCTGGCCGCAGATTTGGACTGGACAGCCGTGGTTTTGTTAACCGGATCGGGAATTATTGGCATGGCGGCTGGGGGCCTGGTGAACTTAAACCGAACTTGGTCTCGACCATTGCAGGGACAATTGCGCTTCTTACAGGATTTATTTGCCTATGACTTTTATGTGGATCGGCTCTATCGGGTGACGGTGGTGGCGGGTGTGCAAATCCTCTCGCAGTTGAGTACCTGGCTAGATCGTTATGTGGTGGATAATGTTGTGAATTTGACCGGGCGGGCGGCCTTGGCGGGGGGAGAATTTCTCAAATATGGAACGGGCGGTCAATCCCAAGCCTATTTAATCTTAATTTTTTCAGCGTTGTTGGTGGCAGGGCTATTTTTGGTGAAACCGCTGGGCATGACGTTTGGCTGGGGAGGTTAG